A portion of the Lolium rigidum isolate FL_2022 chromosome 1, APGP_CSIRO_Lrig_0.1, whole genome shotgun sequence genome contains these proteins:
- the LOC124655769 gene encoding putative ripening-related protein 5, with amino-acid sequence MATARVLATSAVFLLVALCTSHAASSLRLGLDVCRASSYLPGKAGHCEQSNDPDCCEDGKRYPQYHCSPPVTASTKAVLTLNSFEKGKDGGGPSECDNAYHSDEEMVVALSTGWFENMGRCGHRIKITANGKSVYAKVVDECDSVYGCDDEHNYEPPCANNIVDASPAVWNALGLDQNVGMEGITWSDN; translated from the coding sequence ATGGCAACTGCAAGAGTTCTAGCCACCTCTGCAGTCTTCCTCCTTGTAGCACTCTGCACCTCCCATGCCGCGTCCTCGCTCCGCCTAGGGCTCGACGTGTGCCGTGCGAGCAGCTACCTCCCTGGAAAAGCAGGTCACTGTGAGCAGAGCAATGACCCTGACTGTTGTGAGGATGGTAAGAGGTACCCGCAATACCACTGCTCACCTCCGGTCACCGCGAGCACCAAGGCCGTCCTGACACTCAATAGTTTCGAGAAGGGTAAGGATGGCGGTGGCCCATCGGAGTGCGACAACGCTTACCACAGCGACGAGGAGATGGTCGTCGCACTCTCCACTGGCTGGTTCGAAAACATGGGTCGTTGCGGGCACCGCATCAAGATCACCGCGAATGGTAAATCTGTGTATGCCAAGGTGGTGGATGAGTGTGACTCTGTGTACGGCTGCGACGACGAGCACAACTACGAACCACCCTGCGCCAACAATATCGTCGACGCCTCGCCGGCTGTGTGGAATGCTCTGGGTCTCGACCAAAACGTTGGTATGGAGGGCATCACCTGGTCCGACAACTGA